DNA from Chitinophaga pendula:
GCGGTGAGCTGTTGGGTGGTAGTGGTCAGCGACGGTTTTTTTGCCGGAGCTGTTATTGGTTGCTGGGCGAGGAGCTGTCCTGTTGCCAGGAGGGCTGTCAGTAGTTGAAAGAGTAGACGCATAGATCCGTGTTATGGTGCAAAGCTATGCCTGTGGCCGGTCTTGGTCGCGGATATTCTGCAAACGCCGTTTCCTGTACGGCGAACGTGAAGCGGTTATTTCAGGGGTGGGCGGGGGTGGTTATGATTGGCCGGATACCCGGGCCTGTTTGCCGGATGAAAAGTGGCGTTTGCAGTAAAAGGGGGGGCAGGCGGCAATTTTTATTTACTTTGGCGGTACGATGAAACGTAAGGCACTTATAGGCGTACACATTATATTCTGGTTTTACCTGATGATCGTGGTACAGGTGATGAACGATCTGGCATATAAGCATCAGTTCATTGTGTTATCGCGGTTTACTTCTCCATTGTTCCTCAGTAATGTGTTTATATTCGGGCTTATCTTTTATGTGAACTACTTTGTGACGCTGCCGGCTTTTTTCAAGCGGCGGTGGTTTTTGATGATCGTGTTATCGTGGTTGTTGTTTGGGATGGCATATGTAGGTTTACGTTTTGGGATACAGGAGTATCTTTTTCTTAAATACCTTGGCATTTGCAATTACTGTGAAAGTGCTTATGGCCAGGAGTGGGGTATTTATGTGGTGAACAATTTCCTTCAGTCGGTCAGTCAGCTGCTATTGCCCGGTACTATTATCTGGTTTATTGATCATTGGTTGCGAGCAGAGAAGCAGCAGCTGGCATTGCAGCAGGAGAAGGTGAATGCGGAGCGTGCGTTGTTGCAGTCGCAGATCAGTCCTCACTTTTTGTTCAACAGTCTGAACAACATCTATTCGATGGTGTATCATCAATCGGAGAATTCGTTGCCGGCGATACAGAAGTTGTCTGGTATTATGCGGTATATGATGACGGAGAGCAGTGCTACTGAGATATTGTTGAGTAAGGAGATCGATTATTTACGCGACTATATTGCCCTGCAGCAGTACCGTAGCCGGCGTACGTCGGTGCAGTTTATATTGGAGGGTGATGCTGCCGGCAAACAGATTGCGCCATTGCTGCTGATCTCTTTTGTGGAGAATGCGTTTAAACACGGTGTCAGTACGGACCCGGAGCATCCGGTGGAGATAACGATGGGAATTGATACGGATGGGCTGGTATTTTCTGTGCGGAATAAGATCAACCGAAGTAATAAGGATGTGACATCGGGCATCGGATTAAAAAATGTGAAGAGCCGGCTGGCATTGCAGTATGCGGACCGGTATGCATTGGATATACAGGAGAAAGAAAATACATTTACGATACGCCTGCAACTGGCGATATGATATTGGGTTATGATAAGATGTTTGCTGGTAGACGATGAACCCTGGGCGCTGGAGTTACTGGCGAGTTACCTGCAGAAGGTACCCGGGTTGACATTGGTGGCGGCCTGTGACCTGCCACTGGAAGCGTTACGTTTTGCTACGCCGGAGCATACGGACCTGATCTTTCTGGATATCCAGATGCCTGAGTTGGACGGTTTGCAGTTTATGCAGGCGATCGACCATCAGTGTAAGGTGGTCATTACCTCTGCGTATACGGAGTATGCGATCCATGGATATGAGCATAATGTGGTGGATTACCTGGTGAAGCCGATAGCTTTCGAGCGATTTTACAAGGCGGTGCAGAAGGCCAGTTCATTATTGGCCCCTGCGACGACTGCTGCTGTGGCCCCTACCCCACCCTTACCACATATTTTTATCAAAACGGATAACAAGCTGGTGAAGGTGCGATATGATGAGATATTGTACCTGGAGGGTGCGCGGGATTATGTGTTGATCCATACGACGAAGGATAAGTTGATCACGCTGGACAGTCTGCGTAATTTGGAGGAGTTGTTGCCTAAACATTTATTTACGCGTATACACAAGTCATATGTGGTTGCGATTGACAAGGTGGATGCGGTGGAGAAGAACCGTATTGTGATCGGCGCTGATTACCTACCGATCGGTGAGCGCCACCGGGCGGCATTTATGGCATCGCTGAACCGGAACAACTGAGCGGGTGATTATACTGCCGTTGAAGTTAATGCGAATACGGTGGTATGTTTTACTTCGGTGAGTACAAAGGCGCTATGTACCTGACCTATGTTTTCGATCGCTGCCAGTTTGTTGGTGAGGAAGTGCTGATAGCTTTGCATGTCATCTATAACAACTTTGAGCAGATAGTCGTAGTTACCTGCTACGTGGTAACATTCCATTACTTCTTCCATGCGGGCGATAGCCGCTTCAAATTTCCTGATCAATGTTTGTGCGTGTAGCTGAAGGGATACGTTACAGTATGCCATCAGGCCTTTGCCTACTTTATCGCCATGGAGGAGGGTGACGTAACTTTTGATGACGCCGCTTTTTTCGATCTTTTTGAGTCGTTCATAGGTGGGTGTTACGGAGAGTCCTATACGATGTGCGATCTCTTTGGTATTGAGGCGGGCATCTTTTTGCAGGACGTCTAATATTTTCCGATCTGTTTTATCCAATGTGATTGTCATAGTTTTTATTTACTATTTAGCCAGTTACTTTACCGTAAATTCAGTAAAAATAAGCTGCGATCTTTCCAAAAATAGTCTATATTTTCTTATTTACTCATCTATACAGTTCTCAATAACTACAATTATTACATTCGCAGTATATTATTTCGTAAGCCACCTGTAATTCATTATGAGAAAGCGAGATCAGTCATTGTCAGCCGCCGATCAGGCGACGCTGGATGCTATGCATACGCGTGTACAAACCTGTACCCGGGATTTCCTGGGATATCCGGTATCGAAAGATTTCAACTATGATGCGTTATTGCCATTTCTGCAATATCCCTTGAACAATTTGGGTGATCCCTTTGTGCCCTCGACATATGCGGTGGGGTCGCGGGATATGGAGCAATATGTGGTGTCGTTCTTTGCGGATCTGTTCCGGGCGCCGGAGGATGACTGGTGGGGGTATGTTACCAACGGGGGTTCTGAAGGCAACCTGTATGGGTTGTACCTGGCGCGGGAGTTGTTTCCGAAGGGGATGGTATATTATTCTGAGGCTACACATTACAGTGTGCAGAAGAACCTGCATTTGCTGAATATGCCCGGTATTATTATCCGGACGTTGAAGAATGGGGAGATCGATTATGAGGACCTGGAGCATACGATACGGTTGAACCGTCATTTGCCGGTGATTATCCTGGCGAATATCGGGACGACGATGACGGAGGCGCGGGATGATGTGCAGCGGATCAAGGGTATTTTGAAGCGGCTGGCTATTCATCATCATTATATTCATGCGGACGGTGCATTGTCGGGTAGTTACAGTGCATTTCTTGATCCTCGTCCTGCTTTTGATTTTGAGGACGGTGTGGATAGTATTGCTATCAGCGGGCATAAGTTCATTGGTTCTCCTATTCCCTGTGGTGTGGTGGTGGTCCGTAAGGGGCATCGGGACCGTATTGCGCGGTCGGTGGCCTATATTGGCAGTATGGATACGACGATCACGGGTTCGCGGAACGGGCATAGTCCGTTGTTCCTGTGGTATGCGTTGAAGGTGTTGGGTGTGGAGGGGTTACGGGAGCGGGCGATGCATAGTTTGGCAACGGCGGCTTATGCGGAGCAGCGGTTGCAGGAGATGGGGATTGCTGCCTGGCGTAATCCGGCGGCAATTACGGTGTTGTTTCCTGATCCGCCGGCGATGATCCGCAGGAAGTGGCAGCTGGCCGCTGAGCAGGGGCAATCGCATCTTATTTGTATGCCTAATGTTACCCGTGCGCAGATCGATGCTTTTGCATCGGAGTTGGCCGCTGCCCTGTTGGTGACAGTGTAATACTTCTTTTTTATTTGGCAACGGACAGGCCGCCATCTACTATGATTTCTGCGCCATGGATGTAGGTAGCGGCTGTGGAGGCGAGGAACAGTGCGGTGGCAGCTATTTCTTCCGGTGTGCCGAGGCGTTTGAACGGCAAGGTGGTTACGATACCGGCGACGGCATCGTTGATCTGTTCGGGAGAGAGGCCGGTGTTGTTAAAGATATTTGTTTTGATATGTCCGGGGCTGATGCCATTGACGCGGATGCCTTTGGCGGTGCATTCTGCCGAGAAGGTTTTGATGAATGAACTTACGGCAGCTTTGGCGGCGGAATATACAGAAAAGTTTTCCATGCCGAAGGCGGTCACGAAGGAGGTATTGAGTATGATTGCGCCCCCTTCTTTCATGAGCGGGAGTATTTGTTGTACGGTGAAGAAGGTACCTTTTACGTGCATGTTGAACAGTTCGTCGAAGAAGGCTTCGTCAACGGCTTCTATGGGAGCGAACCTGCCATATCCTGCGTTGGCGAAGAGCACATCAATGCTATCTGTATGTTGTCTGACTGCGTCTTGTAAGGCCAGCATATCTTTCATATTACCAGCATTGGAAGCGAAGCCTGTTGCGTTGAGGCCTAACTGACGTACGGCATTGTCTACACGCTCCTGGTTTCTGCCGGTGATGATCACTTTTGCTCCTTCCTTAATAAATGCCATTGCGGTAGCGAATCCCATTCCATTTGTGCCACCGGTGATGAGGGCGACTTTATTGTTAAATCTTTCCACTTGTTTATCTGTTAATGTGAGCTACAAAGTTTGGGAAAGTCGTATTGGCATAAAACCCGAAACTTGCGGAATGTGGGATATGTGTTACCGGCGGTTAGAGGTGTCGTTTCATGCCTTCGTGGCTGGCGATGAATCCGAGGTTTTCATAAAATTTAATTGCTTCTGCGCGGCGTTTGTCGCTGGTGAGTTGGACGGTATGTGCACCTCTTTCTCTGGCGCGGTGGAAGGTCCATTCGAATAGTTTGTGGCCGATACCGGCGCCTCGGCGATCTGCTCTTACCCTGACGGCTTCTATCTGTGCCCGTGTACTACCCTGGTTAGAGAGAGAAGGGATGAAGGTAAGCTGCAGGGTACCGATCACTTGCTTTTCGGCATCTTCTACGACGATCAGTTCCTGGTTCTTGTCGCTGTTGATCTGTTCGAAAGCGTCGTAGTAGCTATGAGGAAGTGGTTCCTGAAATTTTTCCCGGGCGGCGCCCAATTTATCATCGGCCAGCATGCTGATGATGGCGGGTAGGTCATTTTTTGTAGCACGTCTGAAATGCAGTTCCATGGATTCTGTCATTTATTAGATATAAATGTAGTGTATTAGTTAATGGTAAACAGATTATAGTTAGGGGTCGCTTATAGCCTGGTTATACAAATGATACAGGAATGATACAGGAGAGCTATAGGAAAGGTGGAGGTGAGTACCTAAATAGATCATTTCCTGTGAATTAAACAGTATTATTTTTCATACATAATATCATTATCAAGGAATTATGTGTACATACTATGCGGTAATACGGGTAAAAAAGAGACCTTACCGATGATGGTGTCAAGGGTAAGGTCTTTTTATGCGGAGGTGTTATTATAGTTTGATGAATTCTACGCGGCGGTTATTGGCTTTACCGATTTCGGTCGTGTTGTCGGCGATGGGTTGTGTTTTGCCTTTGCCGGAGGTTTCCATTCTGCCTGTTTCGATACTGAAGTTAGTGATGAGGGCAGTTTTAACGGCGGCGGCTCTCTTTTTTGACAGTTCGAGGTTGAGCTGGTCGTTGCCATCGGCATCGGTATGGCCGATGATGTTGACGCGGATGCCGGCATTTTCTTTTAATACGGCGGCGATCTCTTTGAGTGCGCCATATGATTCGGGCTGTATCTCGTCGCTATTGGAGGCGAAGAGGATGCCATGGGTGGTGAACTTGCCTTCGGTGATCAGTTTGTTGCGGATATCGGGGGCACCTACTGCGAGGCGGATATTGCCGATATAGAAGGTACCACCGGCTTGTCCGTATTCCGGTGCGTAGGCATTGAAGAACAAGGTATTTAATACGGTTGCGGCATCCAGAGCTCTTGGCAGGTCGAATATTTTGGTATCGTCCAGATACAATCGGATGCGTTGTTTCTGGCGCCAGATGGAGAGTTTTACACTATTTTTCTTCGGTACATTAAAGGCCGGTGTACCATTGATGGAGTTGCCGCCGATAACATTTGTCGAATAGCGGAGGACACCTTCACCGGAGGATACCGGCGTCAGTTCTACTCTGAAGCCGGGGGTGCTGCCTGCGTCGCCATGTCCGGCGGCGTAGTATTTATCATCTGTTTTGCCGATCTGCATGAAGCCGACGGTGATGGAGGCGATGGTCGGTATTTCGTTGTTGGCCATGATATCGGCCTGCAAGGTGAAATTGTCCGGTAGGTTGCCGGTGAGGTATTCGGGGAAGAACACGCCTGCTTGTTTGATGGCGAGCCATTTACCCGGCCGGTTGTTTACGGTTACCAGTTCTGCGCCGGAGTGGGTATCCCATTTGGCCGGGAATTCGCCGATCACATCCTGGTTAAAATTTTCTTCCATGATGATCTTATCTCCCGGTACGAAATCGAAACGGGAGTAGGAGGTGATGTTGGTGCTGACCGCCGGTTTGTTAGTGACCGGGACAGATGTGTTGATGGTAGTGGATGTATTGACGGAGGCATCAGGTGTATTAATGCCAACACCTGTCTGGTCGGTGCCAACAGGTGTTGTTTTCTTTTTAGGCTCGGTGGCCTTTTCGATCGTTTTATCAACAGCCTGATCTACTTTTTCATTGACTTTGTCTTTTACTTTGTTTTTAATGCGATCGAATAATTGCGCGTGGGCGCTGTTTACAAAGGAACAGACCATCGCGGCAATGATTAGCTTTTTCATACGAAAGGGGTGCCTTGTGATTAAAGATATTGGTTAGCACCCGCAAGATACAAAGCTCTTTATTGCCCGGGGATGAATTTTTCTGATCCCGTCTATCCAGGTCAGTTGTTCAGCCAGTCGGTCAGCACTTTAGCCAACTTATCCGCCTGTTGTTCTTTCAGCATGGAGAAGTGATCTCCAGGTGAGGTGATGGCGGTGAAGCGGTCGCTATGGGCGGACCAGCCCAGGTCTTCAGGAGCTTCTGGCCAGGACGGTATGGCTGCTTTTACCAGGAGGATGGGGCTTTGCAGGCGACCTTCCACCTGGTATGGGATATTGATATTTGTCAGTTGCAGGTCGAGTAGTTGGGCGACCCAGTCTATTTCTATCTGTTCGCTTTTGACCTGTGTTTTTACCATTTGTACGACGAAGGCCAGTTTTTCTTCATCGGGCAGGTTGTGAAGCTGTGCGGTGACCCTGTCGGCCCAGTCGGGCGGCATTTTATAGGCTACTTTATATTGATCGAATGCTTCTCGTAGTACTTGAACGAGTACGGGGATGATCCGTTGGTTCTGTTTGTCCGGTGTTTGTTGTGAGGTTCTGGCATCCAGCACCAGGAGGCCGTTGACGGTATCTCCGGCAGCTTCGAGCTGGCGGCATATTTCGTAGGCGACGAAAGCGCCGAAGGAATGGGCGATGAAGCGGTATGGGCCTGCCGGCTGTACGGATCTTATACGGGTGATGTGTTCGCGGGCGATGTCTCGGAGGTCTTTTAACGGCATCTCCCCCTCTCCTGCTCCGGTCATCTGGAGGCCATAGACGGTGAACGGTGAGAGTGCTGCTGCGAGGCTTTCGTATCCTGTTGTGATGCCCTGCGAGCCAGGTAGTAAGAACAGCGGTTGCGGCTGAGGTCCCAGGTGCATGCGTCGAACGTGGGAGAAGGTCTCCTTTTCTACAGCTGGTAGTACGCCACCTAATTTAGCGGATAGGGAGGCGACGGTCGGATAGTCGAAGACATCGTTGATGCTCATTTCTATTGCCAGTTCTTTTTTCACCAGGGAGATCAGCCTTACTGCCAGCAGGGAGTGGCCACCCAGTTCGAAGAAGTCGTCGTGTAGTCCTACCTGATCGACTTCCAGCAGGTTGGCCCATATGTCTGACAATTGTTGCTGCAAGTGTGTCTGCGGGGCGGTATGATGGTCTGCTGCCTGCGTGGTAGTGACTGGATCGGGTAAAGCCCTGCGATTAATCTTTCCGTTAGGCAGCAATGGGAAGCGTTCCATTTCGACCAGGAAAGCGGGCACCATATAATCGGGCAAAGCAGCTTTCAGATCGGCAATGACCTGTTCCCTATTGAAG
Protein-coding regions in this window:
- a CDS encoding sensor histidine kinase; its protein translation is MKRKALIGVHIIFWFYLMIVVQVMNDLAYKHQFIVLSRFTSPLFLSNVFIFGLIFYVNYFVTLPAFFKRRWFLMIVLSWLLFGMAYVGLRFGIQEYLFLKYLGICNYCESAYGQEWGIYVVNNFLQSVSQLLLPGTIIWFIDHWLRAEKQQLALQQEKVNAERALLQSQISPHFLFNSLNNIYSMVYHQSENSLPAIQKLSGIMRYMMTESSATEILLSKEIDYLRDYIALQQYRSRRTSVQFILEGDAAGKQIAPLLLISFVENAFKHGVSTDPEHPVEITMGIDTDGLVFSVRNKINRSNKDVTSGIGLKNVKSRLALQYADRYALDIQEKENTFTIRLQLAI
- a CDS encoding LytR/AlgR family response regulator transcription factor, yielding MIRCLLVDDEPWALELLASYLQKVPGLTLVAACDLPLEALRFATPEHTDLIFLDIQMPELDGLQFMQAIDHQCKVVITSAYTEYAIHGYEHNVVDYLVKPIAFERFYKAVQKASSLLAPATTAAVAPTPPLPHIFIKTDNKLVKVRYDEILYLEGARDYVLIHTTKDKLITLDSLRNLEELLPKHLFTRIHKSYVVAIDKVDAVEKNRIVIGADYLPIGERHRAAFMASLNRNN
- a CDS encoding Lrp/AsnC family transcriptional regulator, with protein sequence MTITLDKTDRKILDVLQKDARLNTKEIAHRIGLSVTPTYERLKKIEKSGVIKSYVTLLHGDKVGKGLMAYCNVSLQLHAQTLIRKFEAAIARMEEVMECYHVAGNYDYLLKVVIDDMQSYQHFLTNKLAAIENIGQVHSAFVLTEVKHTTVFALTSTAV
- a CDS encoding histidine decarboxylase, which gives rise to MRKRDQSLSAADQATLDAMHTRVQTCTRDFLGYPVSKDFNYDALLPFLQYPLNNLGDPFVPSTYAVGSRDMEQYVVSFFADLFRAPEDDWWGYVTNGGSEGNLYGLYLARELFPKGMVYYSEATHYSVQKNLHLLNMPGIIIRTLKNGEIDYEDLEHTIRLNRHLPVIILANIGTTMTEARDDVQRIKGILKRLAIHHHYIHADGALSGSYSAFLDPRPAFDFEDGVDSIAISGHKFIGSPIPCGVVVVRKGHRDRIARSVAYIGSMDTTITGSRNGHSPLFLWYALKVLGVEGLRERAMHSLATAAYAEQRLQEMGIAAWRNPAAITVLFPDPPAMIRRKWQLAAEQGQSHLICMPNVTRAQIDAFASELAAALLVTV
- a CDS encoding SDR family oxidoreductase is translated as MERFNNKVALITGGTNGMGFATAMAFIKEGAKVIITGRNQERVDNAVRQLGLNATGFASNAGNMKDMLALQDAVRQHTDSIDVLFANAGYGRFAPIEAVDEAFFDELFNMHVKGTFFTVQQILPLMKEGGAIILNTSFVTAFGMENFSVYSAAKAAVSSFIKTFSAECTAKGIRVNGISPGHIKTNIFNNTGLSPEQINDAVAGIVTTLPFKRLGTPEEIAATALFLASTAATYIHGAEIIVDGGLSVAK
- a CDS encoding GNAT family N-acetyltransferase — its product is MELHFRRATKNDLPAIISMLADDKLGAAREKFQEPLPHSYYDAFEQINSDKNQELIVVEDAEKQVIGTLQLTFIPSLSNQGSTRAQIEAVRVRADRRGAGIGHKLFEWTFHRARERGAHTVQLTSDKRRAEAIKFYENLGFIASHEGMKRHL
- a CDS encoding OmpA family protein yields the protein MKKLIIAAMVCSFVNSAHAQLFDRIKNKVKDKVNEKVDQAVDKTIEKATEPKKKTTPVGTDQTGVGINTPDASVNTSTTINTSVPVTNKPAVSTNITSYSRFDFVPGDKIIMEENFNQDVIGEFPAKWDTHSGAELVTVNNRPGKWLAIKQAGVFFPEYLTGNLPDNFTLQADIMANNEIPTIASITVGFMQIGKTDDKYYAAGHGDAGSTPGFRVELTPVSSGEGVLRYSTNVIGGNSINGTPAFNVPKKNSVKLSIWRQKQRIRLYLDDTKIFDLPRALDAATVLNTLFFNAYAPEYGQAGGTFYIGNIRLAVGAPDIRNKLITEGKFTTHGILFASNSDEIQPESYGALKEIAAVLKENAGIRVNIIGHTDADGNDQLNLELSKKRAAAVKTALITNFSIETGRMETSGKGKTQPIADNTTEIGKANNRRVEFIKL